Proteins encoded within one genomic window of Ranitomeya variabilis isolate aRanVar5 chromosome 4, aRanVar5.hap1, whole genome shotgun sequence:
- the NKIRAS2 gene encoding NF-kappa-B inhibitor-interacting Ras-like protein 2: MGKSCKVVLCGQQSVGKTSILEQLLYGNHVVGSDMMETQEDIYIGSIETDRGVREQVRFYDTRGLREGAELPKHCFSGTDGYVLVYSVDNKDSFKRVEALKKEIDRSKDKKEVTIVVLGNKCDLQEQRGVEHDAAQQWAKGEKVKLWEVSVGERRTLIEPFVFLASKMTQPQNKSAFPLSRRNKGSGSLDN, from the exons ATGGGGAAAAGCTGCAAGGTCGTATTGTGTGGACAACAATCAGTAGGGAAAACCTCCATCTTGGAGCAGCTGCTCTACGGCAATCATGTGGTTG GATCAGACATGATGGAGACGCAGGAGGATATATACATTGGATCCATCGAGACGGACCGGGGTGTGCGGGAGCAGGTTCGCTTCTATGATACACGAGGCCTAAGGGAAGGAGCTGAGCTCCCCAAACATTGCTTCTCCGGCACTGATGGATACGTTCTGGTGTACAGTGTGGATAACAAGGACTCCTTCAAAAGGGTAGAGGCTCTGAAGAAGGAGATTGATAGATCCAAGGATAAGAAGGAG GTCACGATTGTAGTCTTGGGGAACAAATGTGACCTCCAGGAGCAGAGGGGCGTGGAGCATGATGCCGCTCAGCAATGGGCCAAGGGCGAAAAGGTGAAACTGTGGGAAGTGTCAGTGGGCGAGAGGCGTACCCTGATTGAGCCTTTTGTGTTCCTGGCTAGTAAAATGACACAGCCCCAGAACAAATCTGCCTTCCCTCTAAGCCGGAGGAACAAAGGCAGCGGCTCTTTGGACAACTAG